From Chitinophagaceae bacterium, the proteins below share one genomic window:
- a CDS encoding phage holin family protein, which produces MQKWLIKILVCSVNVFVLAYILPGITIVDFFTAIIVAVVLSLLDAFVKPLLVLFTLPATIVTLGLFLFVINAGIILLDAYFVHGFKVDSFWHALLFGALLSFFNSVVHRKAFPAEDKKEEV; this is translated from the coding sequence ATGCAAAAGTGGCTGATCAAAATACTGGTGTGTTCGGTAAATGTATTTGTGCTGGCATATATCCTGCCGGGCATTACGATCGTTGATTTTTTTACCGCCATCATTGTTGCGGTGGTGCTGTCATTGCTGGATGCTTTTGTGAAACCGCTGCTTGTGCTTTTCACACTGCCTGCCACCATTGTAACGCTTGGACTTTTCCTGTTTGTGATAAACGCCGGCATCATCCTGCTGGATGCCTATTTTGTGCATGGGTTCAAGGTAGACAGTTTCTGGCATGCCCTGCTGTTTGGGGCCCTGCTCTCTTTTTTTAATTCGGTGGTGCACCGGAAGGCATTTCCTGCAGAAGATAAAAAGGAAGAAGTATAA
- a CDS encoding dehydrogenase E1 component subunit alpha/beta yields MQFDRKDLSNDELISIYRKLLLPRMIEEKMLVLLRQGKISKWFSGIGQEAIAVGATLALQKDEWIMPLHRNLGVFTSRDMPLSKLFMQWQGNKEGYSKGRERSFHFGTREQHICGMISHLGPQLAIADGVALAYKLRKENKVSLAFTGDGGTSEGDFHEALNTAAVWDLPVIFIIENNGYGLSTPVNEQYRCKSLVDKAIGYGIEGVQIDGNNILSVLDTIKGVRDYCIKNQKPYLIECMTFRMRGHEEASGTKYVPKELFEEWEKKDPVKNFEQYLVAGHVLTGTKIDQIRNETKSYIETELSIAYNAKALVADLEEEVNDVYAERKDAGYKMQDTGTDHPGSGILNPGSPDKRFVDGIKDALHQSMQKHPNLILMGQDIAEYGGAFKITEGFVQEFGKERVRNTPLCESAIVGAALGLSLEGYKSMMEMQFADFVTVGFNQIINNLAKIHYRWGQNADVVIRMPTGGGVGAGPFHSQSNEAWFVHTPGLKVVYPSTPADAKGLLIAAINDPNPVMYFEHKALYRSVSGPVPDEYYEVEIGKARLVQSGDDISIITYGSGVHWAMDYAKNHEDISFHILDLRTLLPLDHDAIKEAVAATGKVLLLHEDTLTGGIGGEIAAWIAENCFSQLDAPVMRCASLDTPIPFNLELEKNFMAYSRLDAFVEKLLNY; encoded by the coding sequence ATGCAATTCGACAGAAAAGATTTAAGCAACGATGAGTTGATATCCATCTATAGAAAACTGCTGCTGCCCCGGATGATCGAGGAAAAGATGCTGGTATTGTTGCGGCAGGGAAAGATCAGCAAATGGTTCAGCGGCATCGGGCAGGAAGCCATTGCCGTTGGCGCCACCCTTGCGTTGCAGAAAGACGAATGGATCATGCCTCTGCACCGAAACCTGGGCGTATTCACTTCCCGGGATATGCCGCTGAGTAAACTGTTCATGCAGTGGCAGGGCAATAAGGAAGGATACAGCAAGGGCAGGGAACGTAGTTTTCACTTCGGCACCAGGGAACAGCATATCTGCGGCATGATATCGCACCTGGGTCCGCAGCTGGCCATTGCAGATGGGGTAGCGCTTGCATATAAACTCAGAAAAGAAAATAAGGTATCGCTGGCCTTCACCGGCGATGGCGGAACCAGCGAAGGGGATTTTCATGAAGCATTGAACACGGCTGCGGTGTGGGACCTGCCGGTGATCTTCATCATTGAGAACAATGGCTATGGATTGAGTACACCGGTGAATGAACAATATCGCTGTAAAAGTTTAGTAGATAAAGCCATCGGTTACGGCATAGAAGGCGTACAGATCGATGGGAATAATATCCTGTCGGTGCTTGATACCATTAAAGGTGTTCGGGATTACTGCATTAAAAATCAAAAACCCTACCTGATCGAGTGCATGACCTTCCGCATGCGCGGGCATGAAGAAGCCAGCGGCACCAAATACGTTCCTAAAGAACTCTTTGAGGAATGGGAAAAGAAAGACCCGGTGAAGAATTTTGAACAATACCTGGTTGCCGGACATGTTTTAACCGGTACAAAGATCGACCAGATCAGGAATGAGACCAAATCATATATTGAAACGGAATTGAGTATTGCATACAATGCGAAGGCACTTGTTGCGGATCTGGAAGAAGAGGTTAATGATGTGTATGCGGAGAGAAAGGATGCAGGATACAAGATGCAGGATACGGGTACGGATCATCCGGGATCTGGCATCCTGAATCCGGGATCTCCTGATAAGCGTTTCGTCGACGGCATCAAAGACGCCCTTCATCAATCCATGCAAAAACATCCCAACCTTATTTTAATGGGCCAGGATATTGCAGAATATGGTGGCGCTTTTAAAATAACGGAAGGGTTTGTGCAGGAGTTTGGAAAAGAAAGGGTGCGGAACACGCCGCTCTGTGAAAGCGCTATTGTGGGTGCAGCATTGGGATTAAGCCTGGAAGGATACAAATCCATGATGGAGATGCAGTTTGCCGATTTTGTTACGGTGGGGTTCAACCAGATCATCAACAACCTGGCAAAGATCCATTACCGCTGGGGACAAAATGCCGATGTGGTCATCCGCATGCCCACCGGCGGAGGCGTAGGCGCCGGTCCGTTCCATTCGCAAAGCAATGAAGCATGGTTTGTGCATACGCCGGGATTGAAAGTTGTTTATCCTTCCACCCCTGCCGATGCAAAAGGATTACTGATCGCTGCCATCAACGACCCCAACCCTGTAATGTATTTTGAGCATAAGGCATTGTACCGTTCGGTAAGCGGCCCGGTACCGGATGAGTACTATGAGGTTGAGATCGGCAAAGCAAGACTGGTGCAAAGCGGAGATGATATCAGCATCATCACCTATGGTTCGGGCGTGCACTGGGCCATGGACTATGCAAAGAATCACGAAGACATTTCCTTTCATATTCTGGATCTCCGGACCTTACTGCCCCTGGATCACGATGCCATCAAAGAAGCGGTTGCTGCCACCGGCAAGGTCTTACTGCTGCATGAAGACACGCTGACCGGCGGCATCGGCGGTGAGATAGCTGCATGGATCGCTGAAAACTGTTTCAGCCAGCTGGATGCACCGGTGATGCGTTGCGCTTCGCTGGATACACCCATCCCGTTCAACCTGGAACTGGAAAAGAATTTTATGGCCTACAGCAGGCTGGATGCATTTGTGGAGAAGCTGCTGAATTATTAG